Proteins encoded in a region of the Halioglobus maricola genome:
- a CDS encoding LysR family transcriptional regulator — translation MARRPEAQHLAKQVTMRQLEIFLTVAELGGVVQAAEKLHLSQPSVSIQLRKLTETLGLPLYEIVGRQLTLTEAGHRMQDTCREVLDTFDRLDCDINDLKGLRAGRLRLAVDPSAKYFLPQLLGPFMAQYPGIDVDFVEGKRSDLLERLNEDRDDLYIFNHLPTGLDINHFPFLPNPLVVVANKEHALAKKKQLGLSQLSEERMLLRGQGSGSRLALDEFLTAQNIKLNRTMELDSSEAIRLSVKAGIGVGVLSAYALVNAHTEGLVKLNVKGFPLTTHWHIIHRRQKKLSTVAASFLQFVLDEAEQHLPMEQIHARMQQAVH, via the coding sequence ATGGCGAGACGCCCCGAGGCTCAACATCTGGCGAAGCAAGTCACCATGCGCCAGCTAGAGATATTTCTCACCGTCGCTGAACTGGGCGGTGTGGTGCAGGCAGCAGAAAAATTACACCTGTCGCAACCGAGTGTTTCCATCCAACTGCGTAAGCTGACCGAAACGCTGGGACTACCGCTGTACGAAATAGTCGGACGACAACTGACACTGACAGAGGCCGGCCACAGAATGCAGGACACCTGCCGCGAAGTGCTCGACACCTTCGATCGCCTGGACTGTGATATCAACGATCTCAAAGGATTGCGCGCCGGCCGCCTGCGCCTTGCGGTGGACCCCAGTGCCAAATATTTCCTGCCCCAATTGTTAGGCCCCTTTATGGCGCAGTATCCTGGAATAGACGTCGACTTTGTTGAAGGCAAACGCAGCGACCTGCTCGAGCGCCTGAACGAGGACCGGGACGACCTCTATATCTTCAATCACCTGCCTACCGGGCTCGACATAAACCACTTTCCTTTCCTCCCCAATCCGCTGGTTGTGGTCGCTAACAAGGAGCATGCCCTGGCCAAAAAGAAACAGCTGGGCTTGAGCCAACTGAGCGAAGAGCGAATGTTGCTGCGCGGACAGGGTTCAGGCTCGCGCCTGGCACTGGATGAATTTCTCACCGCGCAGAACATAAAGCTGAATCGCACGATGGAACTGGACAGCAGTGAGGCGATCAGGCTTTCGGTGAAGGCCGGCATCGGTGTAGGCGTGCTCTCCGCGTACGCTCTCGTCAATGCACACACCGAGGGTCTGGTGAAGCTGAACGTCAAAGGGTTTCCGCTGACCACACACTGGCACATTATCCACCGACGGCAGAAAAAGCTCAGTACCGTCGCCGCGTCATTCCTGCAATTTGTCCTGGATGAAGCTGAACAGCATTTGCCCATGGAGCAAATCCATGCGCGGATGCAACAGGCAGTGCACTAG
- a CDS encoding AgmX/PglI C-terminal domain-containing protein, producing MAKTPELLLPWESSAQEDRFFARLLSVALFLFLLLAIVVPLLPLEELTREQEEEVPPHLARVLLEKKELPKPEVVKPKPKELPRPEPLPEKVVPPTTVKEEVKPINRIEQARDEAKVAGVLAFQDDLMAMRDSLNVQDLNQSQTSRGESAAAKVERKLITADNRGSGGITTSSVSRDAGGPALSGREATRVESNITAGTGTKEAKNSSQQLGGRSDDSIRRVMDRNKGAIFAVYNRALRKDPLLEGKLVFNMVIEPSGEISGLELVSSELHDEALTQKILARIRMIRFGAESVLSTRVNYSFDFLPYG from the coding sequence ATGGCAAAGACGCCGGAGCTCTTGCTGCCCTGGGAGTCCAGCGCACAGGAGGATCGCTTTTTCGCTCGGCTGTTAAGTGTGGCTCTATTCCTGTTTCTATTGCTCGCGATTGTGGTACCTCTGCTGCCGCTGGAGGAACTCACCCGTGAACAGGAGGAGGAAGTGCCTCCGCATTTGGCCCGGGTGCTTTTGGAGAAAAAGGAACTGCCCAAACCGGAGGTGGTGAAACCAAAACCGAAAGAGTTGCCCAGACCCGAGCCGCTGCCAGAGAAGGTAGTGCCGCCGACAACAGTGAAGGAGGAGGTCAAGCCGATTAATCGCATCGAGCAAGCACGGGACGAGGCCAAGGTTGCCGGGGTGCTGGCTTTCCAGGATGACTTGATGGCCATGCGTGACAGTCTCAATGTGCAGGACCTCAATCAGAGCCAGACCAGTCGAGGCGAATCCGCAGCCGCGAAAGTCGAGCGCAAGCTGATTACAGCAGATAATCGTGGTAGCGGCGGTATTACTACGTCCAGTGTGAGTCGTGATGCCGGCGGGCCCGCACTCTCTGGTCGGGAGGCGACCAGGGTCGAAAGCAATATCACTGCCGGCACAGGCACTAAGGAAGCGAAGAACAGTTCACAGCAACTGGGTGGCCGCAGCGACGACTCTATTCGTCGGGTGATGGACAGAAACAAGGGCGCGATCTTTGCGGTGTACAACCGGGCTTTGCGTAAAGACCCGCTGCTGGAAGGTAAACTCGTCTTTAATATGGTGATTGAGCCGTCGGGTGAAATCTCCGGCCTGGAGCTGGTGTCCAGCGAACTGCACGACGAGGCGCTCACCCAGAAAATCCTGGCGAGAATCAGGATGATCCGCTTTGGCGCAGAGAGCGTTTTGAGTACCCGGGTGAATTACTCCTTTGATTTCCTGCCTTATGGGTAG
- a CDS encoding DUF4437 domain-containing protein, with translation MRPHVELVDIRDLLWHPAEMPHGTGDAEQQNLCYDEEDGSASLRVRFNSDWSRPAGLHKAFTEWYILEGEVQLGDKTLVKNDYWAAPKGILTPEIKAKAGTIILLFREYGDWTFTPADSNGPEARDFDELTICSADSQDWFDVTDPENGSPMDFERGGTPVPGLFIKMLYHDVETGFYTRLIKAKPGWREHPLAHHPCFEEAYCLEGSFDYNFGEMVEGQYFWRPKGIRHGDFTSGDDGTVWILRCDGQLVDWYTDNASVEMKGDPVNWGEGYEDTEPPEFVYPARSRSVGPMKRPDYM, from the coding sequence ATGAGACCTCATGTTGAATTGGTGGATATACGCGATCTGCTCTGGCACCCCGCCGAAATGCCCCATGGCACTGGCGACGCGGAGCAGCAGAACCTTTGTTACGACGAAGAGGATGGCTCTGCCTCCCTGCGCGTGCGTTTTAACAGCGACTGGTCTCGTCCAGCTGGTCTGCACAAGGCGTTTACCGAGTGGTATATCCTCGAGGGTGAAGTCCAGCTCGGCGACAAGACGCTGGTAAAGAACGACTACTGGGCCGCCCCCAAGGGCATCCTGACCCCTGAAATCAAAGCCAAGGCGGGCACTATCATCTTGCTGTTCCGTGAATACGGCGATTGGACCTTCACGCCTGCAGACAGCAATGGCCCTGAGGCGCGTGACTTCGATGAGCTCACCATTTGCAGCGCGGACAGCCAGGACTGGTTCGATGTGACCGACCCTGAGAACGGCAGCCCGATGGATTTCGAACGTGGCGGCACACCGGTGCCCGGCCTGTTCATCAAGATGCTGTACCACGATGTGGAAACCGGCTTTTATACCCGCCTGATCAAGGCCAAGCCAGGCTGGCGCGAGCACCCGCTAGCGCACCACCCCTGTTTTGAGGAAGCGTACTGCCTTGAGGGTTCCTTCGACTACAACTTCGGCGAAATGGTTGAAGGTCAGTACTTCTGGCGTCCGAAAGGTATTCGCCATGGCGATTTCACCTCCGGAGATGACGGGACTGTATGGATTCTGCGCTGCGACGGCCAACTGGTCGACTGGTACACGGACAACGCCAGCGTTGAGATGAAGGGCGACCCGGTGAACTGGGGCGAAGGCTACGAGGACACGGAGCCACCCGAGTTTGTGTACCCTGCACGCTCCAGGTCAGTGGGCCCCATGAAGCGTCCAGACTATATGTAA
- a CDS encoding DUF11 domain-containing protein has protein sequence MLYPHVQVGTRKAGLCAAVLAAVVSTAQAQSPAITVTGVPAEPLIGEEFCTIVSFTNAAAATGYGPYLVSTVDAGVSRISIDFVDIQPVLEPIGTFDASGVLVDPISGEIINGNEGGTALNALYPIGAVEQGTPPLDMEFCGVVDVGTEPNVPLDVEFIPGFEFGDTATGDNGAILGSQFDSTITPRLARVTKTNSAPENERPPGPSHAFNYRYTMDISDGVTLDDVLLEDILPPEIQWTGAAITINAPISVGCITASLPTFPPAPGGTLIVQCDAVTGSTSTEDLTVVVPVYITDILDETIDDSQLITNTVNAEYSYDGDDFNDTDDSNVVAVHAAAQKTVTGGNSPGDTLTYTINFQLTDYPDDVPGAGAESFIITDLLPDGLGYTTTLDLVINGANYPIAADVDYDPTTGTTLLTWDIAAAVDNLDPLLPNAVAGSLRYETEILTEYVNPAGPVQAGDRFTNNVTLGYGLTEGGSGGDGSDSESEIVQNDPTKALTTPAPGSFDTIMPGTAVVFTLGMEIPAGSSSDVVIKDFLPSPVFDVTQAPQPTINVLQGPLVSPVISGADNSVTLDYGDIVSDTPTTILVELTATVTTDPFADELFLTNLMQSAYTTTDGRVITEQDVAGITVGAPKLTLTKGVLSIANSNATLDPSPVESPVDSNGANADARDAVTYEITIENLGTQPAYRVTVLDRNVAGLNCQQNTIDVVNGDDQTLTYSGDLESGLILDDPLAASDNDPAEGGPPYGTDTAIINITCTLADDVYPRQVVTNTAAVTWTSTDDPADTPFTPATDDARVTIAEPTITKTVIASDPGYTGDIFQLHIGEIVTYRVEVTIPEGVSPNVRFEDLLDSGLVHLETTQIVFPDGVSSSLTDVELQANEGIIPANNDTSVEGVDRWKIFGPAKGQDGFGTVTNTNNSNATPDVITIEYRARVINSVLNVNSTSLRNRARWYWNPDDIDRQNVQAKADRVVVVEPDIRMTKTFSPEIGDNTTPPLVTIEFEHSDASTASAFDLTLFDLLPKDMGIVGNEAGVTVDGACDPPESITVLDAGLSEELVIEWDQFDIGDGTCTISFQTEFLIEQVPAGTQLNNCAPLFWESLSDNDPALQDPPNNTIAVERTGDTDDAGADANTYRSEACDTFQIYDVGIIKNVESSTQSHTDNTPGTPAGTEALTIGEIVVFDLVVTLPLAPTLELEVTDLLPRTEMVLELLDIEHISLGADLSPSIFPPDKSIIDSNGDGINDKGELDYGSVGHIIEPPVIDDDDRILVRVTAKVLDVPQNANERVDSNSAVVEFLPDTAASDTYPLELVEPILQLEKIGSTNTVEAGDSVDFRLVVSHANGSRTDAQNLELVDALPPQFELVGGSVVVGDVCSVQPDAPPDVSGQTISASWTEFPLGAYCEIDFSVTVSLGAVSGQTITNEGDISWTTLNRSEQTDLDDEREYMLSDAWTVVVSVPGLNKTITDTSNPDTPFTLEIPLHRLTIGEEATFTLVTSFPDGTTLDTRISDLLPTNDVALEFVSSRIVSVGSDLFVSGASTIGEPGTDCSPPADECLNWILGTVINQPDLRDEPDEADQFVVELVAIVLDDPLNSGAPGEDKNLLNTANTVTSEVTLTDAAQFDIVEPQLRLQKLTSNGGIEKTTAAGIEEEFTLIIQHRATSTANARTIQILDTLHPEMEWVDDATVTSTCAGLVIQSAPLPGTSGNVAFVLDRLTLVQDQCEIKYTVMMSDELPIQGVFRNEALLSWESSPGSPESRFYSDLATAVLISLEDADISKRVFATSVPDSESGQGDPDITDVLIGEHIEYTLSLRFAEGTTPDVVLTDTFQLDGAGELEYLGGDLFFIGDNITATPQDPVLSGDTITIDIGDVINTPDRDTNLNDTVVIRLQLRAPDVPANSAGDILLNETELSYSGVGGITLTQESEAEVEIIEPILTHVKTFTSLVNAVATIQLEIGNTGTGPAYDLVITDEFDEAIWVPGSLLEISAPEGMAITESSSGGVTTVTIQAETPTTPPPPNQVLSPGESATVIFSMTLQNDGYPGPTRIPNTAELEGSSLPGDDDAERIYIEDASDELLLPALDLLKAWAGPTNPAVPGDTLTYTLTLQNTGDAPATDIVITDTPDANGSFQVGSVVAPGGTIVSGNTSGDTAIEVTFPSVDAGAEVTVSYSVLVPLPYPAGLIAEEQLVNQALATSEELPDILSDDPATPDVDDETIVPLVADPVMTVSKTDGTDRASPGDTLTYTVTYGNTGDQNATGVLLTEIVPLYTSFDAGLSDPNWVCDDVVGGSTCELDIDTLPGGGAGSALFVVTIDNTVPPGVFEIINDVMVEEDGLEFGNVPSPPSVDTDQDIDYLSAQPNLVIAKNDGGISVIPGQGYRYGIVYGNVGDQGASGVVLSEVVPDYTVFSSSLSTPGWICDASTPGSVCTFDVGILDARSGSQADFGLITDFPAAAGVDLINNTAVLADDGSSQVGPLEVDSSDITPVIANPDMEITKTTESPPPREGDVIVYDITYRQVGNQDATGVVIREIVPPGTEYLASASDAWSCPDGSAGGTLCAIAVGNLAAGAGGTATFAVTMVTESKAGKIVNVIETNDDGTNGSDPTPGNNIDVLIIEFFDGRGIPVMPRLFLASLLLGLLAVAGSYLSRRRQAH, from the coding sequence TTGTTGTATCCCCATGTTCAGGTCGGCACCCGCAAGGCCGGCCTCTGTGCTGCCGTACTGGCCGCAGTTGTTTCAACAGCCCAGGCACAGTCTCCTGCTATCACTGTCACAGGAGTCCCCGCTGAGCCACTGATTGGCGAAGAATTCTGCACAATCGTCAGCTTCACCAATGCCGCGGCAGCCACCGGCTATGGCCCCTATCTGGTGAGCACAGTCGACGCGGGAGTATCCCGGATATCGATCGATTTCGTGGACATACAGCCCGTGCTGGAACCGATCGGCACCTTCGATGCCAGCGGTGTTCTGGTCGACCCTATCTCTGGCGAGATTATTAATGGCAATGAGGGCGGAACCGCGCTCAATGCACTGTACCCGATTGGCGCTGTTGAGCAGGGTACGCCGCCACTGGACATGGAATTCTGCGGTGTTGTGGATGTCGGTACAGAGCCCAATGTCCCACTGGATGTTGAATTCATTCCCGGTTTCGAATTTGGCGATACGGCCACCGGAGACAACGGCGCCATCCTCGGCTCTCAGTTTGACTCCACCATAACGCCTCGACTCGCTCGCGTCACCAAGACCAACAGCGCTCCGGAAAATGAACGCCCCCCCGGACCCAGCCACGCATTCAACTACCGCTACACCATGGACATCTCCGACGGGGTAACCCTAGATGATGTATTACTGGAAGATATCTTACCGCCGGAGATTCAATGGACCGGCGCAGCCATCACCATCAATGCTCCCATCAGTGTGGGCTGCATTACTGCAAGCCTGCCCACGTTCCCACCCGCGCCTGGCGGCACACTGATCGTCCAATGTGATGCCGTCACGGGCAGCACGTCAACGGAGGACCTCACGGTAGTAGTGCCGGTTTACATCACCGACATTCTCGACGAGACCATTGACGACAGCCAGTTGATCACCAACACAGTCAACGCGGAGTACAGCTACGACGGCGATGACTTCAATGACACGGACGACTCAAACGTAGTCGCTGTCCACGCTGCTGCGCAAAAGACAGTGACCGGCGGCAACTCTCCAGGGGACACTCTCACCTACACCATCAATTTCCAACTCACCGACTATCCTGACGATGTGCCCGGCGCTGGTGCCGAGAGTTTTATCATTACCGACCTGCTACCCGACGGCCTCGGATATACCACTACCCTTGACCTCGTCATCAATGGTGCCAATTACCCGATCGCCGCAGACGTAGACTATGACCCCACCACAGGCACCACGCTCCTCACCTGGGACATCGCTGCTGCGGTCGACAACCTCGACCCACTGCTACCCAATGCCGTTGCGGGCAGCCTGCGTTATGAGACCGAAATCCTGACCGAATACGTCAACCCTGCAGGCCCTGTACAAGCCGGTGACAGGTTCACTAACAATGTCACCCTGGGCTATGGACTGACCGAAGGCGGCAGCGGTGGAGATGGATCGGACAGTGAATCTGAGATTGTTCAAAACGACCCGACCAAGGCACTCACGACCCCAGCCCCGGGGTCATTCGACACCATCATGCCCGGCACAGCGGTCGTCTTTACCCTCGGCATGGAAATCCCGGCAGGCTCCAGCTCGGATGTCGTCATCAAGGATTTCCTGCCCAGCCCGGTTTTTGACGTAACCCAGGCACCACAGCCGACTATCAACGTCCTCCAGGGGCCGTTGGTCAGTCCGGTGATCAGCGGCGCAGACAACTCCGTCACCCTCGATTATGGTGATATTGTTTCCGACACTCCGACGACCATCCTGGTTGAACTGACGGCTACCGTCACCACCGACCCCTTCGCCGATGAACTGTTCCTGACCAACCTGATGCAGTCGGCCTATACCACCACCGATGGCCGCGTGATTACCGAGCAAGACGTGGCTGGCATCACCGTGGGCGCACCCAAGCTGACGCTGACCAAGGGCGTACTGTCTATCGCCAACAGCAATGCGACGCTCGACCCCAGCCCAGTAGAATCACCTGTAGATTCCAACGGCGCCAATGCCGATGCACGAGACGCGGTTACCTACGAAATTACCATCGAGAACCTGGGCACCCAGCCGGCTTACCGTGTCACGGTACTCGACCGGAATGTCGCCGGATTGAACTGCCAGCAGAACACCATTGATGTGGTCAATGGCGACGACCAGACGCTGACTTATAGCGGCGATCTCGAAAGCGGACTGATACTCGACGACCCGCTCGCCGCCAGCGACAACGACCCCGCGGAAGGTGGCCCGCCCTATGGCACCGACACCGCGATTATCAACATCACCTGCACACTGGCGGACGATGTTTATCCACGCCAGGTTGTCACCAACACCGCAGCTGTCACATGGACCTCGACGGACGATCCCGCCGATACTCCGTTCACCCCCGCGACGGATGACGCGCGGGTAACCATTGCAGAACCAACGATCACCAAAACAGTCATCGCTTCCGACCCCGGTTACACCGGCGACATTTTCCAGCTGCACATCGGTGAGATCGTCACCTATCGGGTTGAAGTGACAATTCCGGAGGGCGTATCGCCTAACGTTCGTTTCGAAGACCTGCTGGACTCCGGCCTGGTACATCTCGAAACCACCCAGATCGTATTCCCAGATGGTGTATCCAGCAGCCTTACTGACGTTGAACTGCAGGCTAACGAAGGGATTATTCCCGCGAACAACGATACCTCTGTCGAGGGAGTCGACCGCTGGAAAATCTTCGGCCCGGCAAAGGGGCAGGACGGATTCGGCACTGTCACCAACACCAATAACAGCAACGCCACGCCCGACGTGATTACCATCGAGTACCGCGCGCGCGTCATCAATTCAGTCCTGAACGTGAACAGCACCTCGCTGCGCAACCGCGCACGCTGGTACTGGAACCCCGATGATATCGACCGGCAAAACGTCCAGGCCAAGGCGGACCGGGTTGTAGTCGTAGAACCCGACATCCGCATGACAAAGACTTTTAGCCCTGAGATAGGTGACAACACTACGCCACCACTCGTCACTATCGAGTTCGAGCACAGTGATGCCTCTACCGCCAGCGCATTCGATCTGACCTTGTTCGACTTACTGCCCAAAGATATGGGCATCGTCGGCAACGAGGCCGGCGTGACCGTTGACGGGGCCTGTGATCCCCCCGAAAGCATCACAGTCCTCGACGCCGGCCTATCCGAAGAACTCGTCATAGAGTGGGATCAGTTCGATATCGGCGACGGTACCTGCACAATCAGTTTCCAGACAGAGTTCCTGATAGAGCAAGTCCCAGCAGGAACCCAACTTAATAACTGCGCGCCGCTGTTTTGGGAGAGCCTGTCAGACAATGATCCCGCTCTGCAGGATCCGCCTAATAATACAATTGCAGTAGAGCGGACGGGCGACACTGACGATGCCGGTGCCGACGCGAACACCTACAGAAGTGAAGCCTGTGACACATTCCAGATCTACGATGTCGGCATTATCAAAAATGTGGAGAGCTCCACCCAGAGCCACACTGACAACACACCAGGCACCCCGGCTGGCACTGAAGCGTTAACGATTGGCGAAATCGTTGTATTCGACCTGGTCGTCACCCTGCCCCTCGCACCAACCCTCGAACTGGAGGTCACCGACCTGCTGCCACGTACAGAGATGGTGCTGGAACTGCTAGATATCGAACACATCTCACTGGGTGCCGATCTATCTCCCTCTATATTCCCGCCCGACAAATCAATCATCGATTCCAATGGCGACGGCATCAATGACAAAGGCGAACTGGACTATGGCTCAGTGGGGCACATTATCGAACCCCCAGTGATAGACGACGATGACCGCATCCTGGTCCGCGTCACTGCAAAGGTACTGGACGTACCCCAGAATGCTAATGAAAGAGTCGATAGCAATTCCGCTGTCGTAGAATTTCTGCCAGACACTGCCGCGTCAGACACCTACCCGCTGGAGCTGGTAGAGCCCATTCTTCAACTAGAGAAAATTGGATCAACCAACACTGTTGAAGCGGGGGACTCTGTCGACTTCCGCCTCGTAGTCAGCCACGCAAATGGGTCGCGAACCGACGCTCAAAATCTCGAATTGGTAGACGCACTACCGCCGCAATTTGAGCTTGTTGGAGGCTCGGTGGTCGTGGGCGATGTCTGCTCCGTCCAACCAGACGCCCCACCCGATGTCAGTGGCCAGACTATCAGCGCCAGCTGGACTGAATTCCCCCTGGGAGCCTACTGCGAGATCGATTTCTCCGTCACCGTCAGTCTGGGCGCCGTGTCCGGTCAGACGATTACCAACGAGGGCGACATCAGCTGGACCACGCTAAACCGAAGCGAGCAGACCGACCTCGACGACGAGCGGGAATACATGTTGTCAGACGCATGGACTGTTGTCGTCAGTGTTCCCGGCCTCAACAAGACCATCACAGATACCAGCAATCCGGATACGCCATTCACTCTGGAAATACCGCTGCATCGCCTTACCATTGGCGAGGAAGCCACCTTCACACTGGTCACCTCTTTCCCGGACGGCACCACTCTGGACACGCGCATCTCAGACCTGCTCCCGACCAACGACGTCGCCCTGGAATTTGTAAGCTCTCGCATTGTTTCCGTGGGCTCGGATTTGTTTGTCTCAGGCGCATCAACCATAGGGGAGCCAGGCACAGACTGTTCACCACCGGCAGACGAATGCCTTAACTGGATACTGGGCACGGTAATCAATCAGCCGGACTTGAGGGATGAGCCTGACGAGGCGGATCAATTCGTCGTCGAACTGGTCGCCATCGTACTGGATGACCCTCTGAACTCCGGTGCACCCGGGGAAGACAAAAACCTCCTCAATACCGCTAATACGGTCACGTCAGAAGTGACATTAACCGACGCCGCGCAGTTCGACATCGTGGAGCCTCAACTGCGGCTTCAAAAACTCACTTCCAATGGCGGCATCGAGAAAACCACGGCCGCAGGAATTGAGGAAGAGTTCACACTGATTATTCAACACCGCGCTACCTCAACCGCAAACGCACGCACTATCCAAATCCTGGATACCTTGCACCCAGAAATGGAATGGGTTGATGACGCCACGGTGACCAGTACTTGCGCAGGCCTGGTGATTCAGTCTGCGCCCCTGCCCGGCACGTCCGGCAACGTGGCCTTCGTACTCGACAGACTGACGTTGGTGCAGGATCAATGTGAAATCAAGTACACCGTCATGATGAGCGATGAATTGCCGATACAGGGTGTATTCAGAAATGAAGCCCTGCTGTCATGGGAATCTTCGCCCGGCTCGCCAGAATCACGATTCTACAGCGACCTGGCAACCGCGGTACTGATCTCTCTGGAAGATGCCGATATCAGCAAACGGGTCTTCGCCACCTCAGTGCCCGACAGTGAAAGCGGCCAGGGTGACCCGGACATTACCGACGTGCTCATTGGCGAGCACATCGAGTACACTCTCAGCCTCCGCTTTGCTGAAGGCACCACTCCCGATGTTGTGCTGACGGACACCTTCCAACTCGACGGTGCAGGTGAACTAGAATATCTTGGCGGAGATCTCTTCTTTATCGGCGATAACATCACCGCGACCCCGCAGGACCCTGTGCTCAGCGGCGACACCATCACCATAGACATAGGCGATGTCATTAACACGCCTGATCGGGACACCAACCTCAACGACACCGTGGTCATACGTTTACAACTGCGCGCACCCGATGTGCCGGCTAACAGCGCCGGCGACATCCTGCTCAATGAGACAGAGTTGAGTTACAGCGGCGTAGGCGGTATCACCCTCACCCAGGAGTCAGAGGCAGAGGTCGAGATTATCGAACCAATACTCACTCACGTGAAAACCTTCACCTCACTCGTGAACGCAGTTGCCACTATCCAACTGGAGATCGGCAATACAGGGACCGGCCCCGCATATGACCTCGTCATCACCGATGAATTCGACGAGGCCATCTGGGTACCCGGCAGCCTGCTCGAAATCAGCGCACCCGAGGGCATGGCGATCACCGAGTCGTCCAGCGGCGGCGTGACTACCGTCACTATCCAGGCCGAGACCCCGACCACACCACCACCGCCCAACCAGGTTCTGTCACCGGGCGAGTCTGCCACCGTGATTTTCAGCATGACGCTGCAAAATGACGGCTATCCTGGCCCCACACGTATTCCCAATACGGCAGAGTTGGAAGGAAGTTCTCTGCCAGGGGACGACGACGCTGAACGCATCTATATAGAGGATGCGTCAGACGAGTTGCTGCTGCCCGCGCTGGACCTGCTCAAAGCATGGGCCGGGCCCACCAACCCCGCAGTCCCCGGAGATACACTGACATACACCTTAACCCTGCAAAACACAGGGGATGCACCCGCAACGGATATCGTCATCACCGACACCCCCGATGCCAACGGCAGCTTCCAGGTGGGTAGCGTGGTGGCACCCGGCGGCACAATCGTCAGCGGCAACACCTCGGGAGACACTGCCATTGAAGTGACCTTCCCCAGCGTAGACGCTGGCGCCGAAGTCACTGTGAGTTACAGCGTTCTGGTACCCCTGCCCTACCCCGCGGGCCTGATCGCCGAAGAGCAGCTGGTTAACCAGGCGCTGGCCACATCGGAGGAATTACCCGACATTCTCTCCGACGACCCCGCGACCCCTGACGTCGACGATGAAACCATCGTGCCGCTGGTAGCCGACCCTGTCATGACTGTCAGCAAGACTGATGGCACCGATCGGGCCAGCCCTGGAGATACGCTCACATATACAGTGACGTACGGCAATACCGGCGACCAGAACGCCACCGGCGTTCTTCTTACCGAGATCGTGCCGCTCTATACAAGCTTTGACGCTGGGCTGTCCGATCCAAACTGGGTCTGCGACGACGTGGTTGGCGGCAGCACCTGTGAGCTGGACATCGATACACTGCCGGGCGGTGGCGCAGGCTCAGCCCTGTTTGTGGTGACCATCGACAACACTGTACCGCCTGGTGTGTTTGAGATCATCAACGACGTAATGGTCGAGGAAGACGGGCTGGAGTTTGGCAACGTACCTTCCCCGCCCTCGGTAGACACCGACCAGGACATTGACTATCTGAGCGCACAGCCCAACCTGGTGATCGCCAAAAACGACGGCGGCATTTCGGTCATTCCAGGACAGGGCTACCGCTACGGCATCGTCTACGGCAACGTAGGTGACCAGGGCGCCAGCGGCGTGGTGCTGTCAGAAGTTGTGCCCGACTACACCGTCTTCAGCAGCAGCCTCAGCACACCGGGGTGGATTTGTGATGCTTCCACCCCGGGCTCCGTCTGTACCTTCGATGTAGGAATCCTCGACGCGCGGTCGGGTTCGCAGGCAGATTTCGGCCTGATCACCGACTTCCCGGCAGCGGCGGGGGTAGACCTGATCAACAACACCGCAGTGCTGGCCGATGACGGCTCCAGCCAGGTGGGCCCACTGGAAGTCGATTCCAGTGATATCACCCCGGTCATTGCCAACCCGGACATGGAGATCACCAAAACTACGGAGTCGCCTCCCCCGCGCGAGGGCGATGTCATTGTCTACGACATTACCTACCGTCAGGTAGGCAACCAGGACGCGACAGGTGTTGTCATCCGGGAGATTGTTCCCCCCGGCACCGAGTACCTGGCCTCCGCAAGCGACGCCTGGAGTTGTCCTGATGGGTCTGCGGGCGGCACCCTGTGCGCAATAGCCGTCGGCAATCTCGCCGCAGGAGCCGGTGGTACTGCGACCTTTGCGGTCACCATGGTGACGGAGTCCAAGGCTGGCAAAATTGTCAACGTGATTGAAACCAACGATGACGGCACCAATGGCAGCGATCCCACGCCCGGGAATAACATTGATGTGCTGATTATCGAGTTCTTCGACGGCCGCGGTATTCCGGTCATGCCCAGGCTATTCCTAGCGTCACTGCTGCTCGGCCTGCTTGCAGTCGCTGGCAGCTATCTGAGCAGACGACGACAAGCACATTGA